The nucleotide window GAAGATAGTCCCAGTTCCCATTACACTGAAAAACTATGGTTGGCTAAAGGCGTCGGGCCGGTAAAGATAGAAAGGGTCGATGAACCCTCGGCAGATAATGAAGGATGTCTTTTTACCTGCGGCTGTTTTAACAGGGATACAGAGCACATCGTCCAAAGAGAAATCAAACTGGAGGATTTTTTCAGTCAAAAAAAGGGAGTTGTTGTCGTTCCATTATTTTGAGGCAGAGAGGCGCCGGGACGCTCTTTTATAATTCAATAACTCAATCCATCAATACGTATTGATCATCTCTATAGTAGGGGATATTAGTCACAAGAGATATTTATTGCTTCTCAATATCTGCCAGTCCTGCCGCAGGCGGCACTCATGCCCGCAGGTCTTCTTGCGCAAGAAAGTGTTATTTATCGCCCTGCGCCCTAAAACCGGCGCCTCGTCCCCGCAGACAGCAGCAAGAACAGTTTGAGACAAAACCTCGGCAGGCTCGATATCTACTGCCCTGAGAAGAATCTTATAATTTTATGGTTATGGATGTCCCGTTTTCGCTCGAATAATACGGTTCCATTTTCGCATTTTTGACCTATAATAGATGGATGGCTAGCGCATGCAGGGGTAAATTTGTCTGAGTGGTGTGGAAGAGAGCAGCTTTCAATGGAACAGAGTGAAAAGACAATTGCCGAATATGTGGAGCTGGCTAGCGGTATGAGCGGACGGGAATTTATTGCGCACCACAACCACCCGGTACTTGTTGAAAAAGTTGGGGTTTTCCCCCACCAGTCCGACTCCCTCATGTCCGGCACAATGGTTCTGGAGGCGGACGCCCCCGTAGGCAAGCTGGTAGAAGATCTTGCTGCCCTGGACATGGGCGGCGCCAAGGTATTCCCCCTGAAGAAAAAACCGGGGTCTTTGGGCGAAGACATTTTTGTGGGCAGAGCACCCACTAATGACATTGTGCTGCCCAGTTCTTCGGTGTCGAAGTCGCATGCCAATTTTACCCCCACTTCGGAGGAGAGAGACTACGAACTGGTGGACATGTTTTCTTCAAATGGCACTTTTGTAAATGGAGAAAAAATCCACCCCTTCGAAAAACATCCGGTAAAGGACCACGACGAAATCAGCTTCGGCCCCGATTATGTGCTGATTTACTACTCTCCCAGAGGCTTTTATGAACTCCTGAGGAGTCTGCGAATGTGAGGGGGGGGCATCATAGCGTTTCGCAAGCAGAAACTTCATCCGGCTGCCAGCAATGTGGCAGCGGCGGTGGCCGCTTGTGCCGGGCCAGCAGCAGACGCAAGTGAAGTTGGATTTGAGAGGACCACCATGAAAACCGAAAAACAGATGAATGCCAGGAATATTTTGCAACTTTTGATTGTAGCCTGCAGCATCCTGGCTGCAGGCATGTGGTGTGTGGCGGTCCCGGCCCACGCTGCCGAAAACAACAGCTACCGGGCCGGCTATGTCATGGGGTACCAGGAGGAACCCGCAGCCAGGGCTGCAGACCCCACACTCACCTACGGCAAGTATGCGGTTCAGAGGCGGGAGGCCCTCAAGAAAGAAGGCAAAGTGCCCATCAGCTTCTACCGGGGGCTGAAAGACGGCTACCGGCATGCCATCAGAAAAAGAACTCCCAAGTTCACCATCGAAGACGTCCATCTGGATCAGCTGCCTCCATATCTCCGGCCCACGACAAGTACAGCCGAACCAGTCAAGGAGAAGAAATCCTCAACTGAATAAGCTCTTTTCTCATTCTAATCCTCGATAGTATTTGCCCATATTGCAAAAGGAGGGATACGTCATGGCCAAAGCATTCGTGCTCATTACTGCCGAACCCGGAGCAGACCGGGAGGTCGCCACCAAGGTCAAGGAAATCGCTGGAGTGGGAAATGTCTACCTGGTGGCTGGACTCTATGACATAGTTGCCGAGGTCGACGCTGCCGACGACAGCGCTCTGCTGGCGCTCGTCTATGACAAGATCAGGGTCATCGACGACATTCGAGAAACCCAGACCATGTTTTGTCTGCCAGTATGATGTAGCTGTTCACAGGGCGTTGCAGGTTGCTCCGAGAGCAAGCCACCCCAATCAGAGCAATGGGCCAGCATCAGGTTGGCCTGAGAAGCTGCTCCCAGCTGCAGCCCCGGCCTGACACAGACCTGCGAGCCGCTGCCTGGAAAACTTCCTGGCAGCGGCAGGGCAACTCTGGCGGGGCCGTTTGTCGATGGGTCATATTAAATGGTTTGCGCCCGGAGAGGCGACTTTGACTCCTGTGGAGGAGCGCCTCACTGCAGCTGCTTTGCCAGTGCAGCCACCCGCGCCCCCAGTTTCTCTCCGTTCTGCCGAGCGCTTGCGTCCGGGGCGCCCAGGCAGGCCACCCCATAATGGCCGGTGGCACTCATGGGGTCGCCCACGATTATCATGCCGTAGATGAGCATGGCCTGAATGATGGAAAGCATGGTGGTCTCCTTGCCTCCCGAGGCGTCCCCACCGGTGGCAAAGGCAGCACCTACCTTGTTCTCCATCTTCTTGCGCACGCCTACAAAATCATCAAAGATTTTTTTGAGTTCAGCAGCCATCACGCCAAAATACACGGGAGAGCCGGCAATCACCCCGGCTGAACCCACAAAATCGTCCTCGCTGACCTCCTCGGTGGATCTCAGCAAAGGCTGCACGCCATCAACAGAGGCCACCCCCTCGGCAATGGCCTCGG belongs to Deltaproteobacteria bacterium and includes:
- a CDS encoding FHA domain-containing protein, translated to MEQSEKTIAEYVELASGMSGREFIAHHNHPVLVEKVGVFPHQSDSLMSGTMVLEADAPVGKLVEDLAALDMGGAKVFPLKKKPGSLGEDIFVGRAPTNDIVLPSSSVSKSHANFTPTSEERDYELVDMFSSNGTFVNGEKIHPFEKHPVKDHDEISFGPDYVLIYYSPRGFYELLRSLRM
- a CDS encoding Lrp/AsnC ligand binding domain-containing protein, translated to MAKAFVLITAEPGADREVATKVKEIAGVGNVYLVAGLYDIVAEVDAADDSALLALVYDKIRVIDDIRETQTMFCLPV
- a CDS encoding NAD(P)H-dependent oxidoreductase; translation: MQILVLYYSRSGNTRKLAEAIAEGVASVDGVQPLLRSTEEVSEDDFVGSAGVIAGSPVYFGVMAAELKKIFDDFVGVRKKMENKVGAAFATGGDASGGKETTMLSIIQAMLIYGMIIVGDPMSATGHYGVACLGAPDASARQNGEKLGARVAALAKQLQ